The Anabaena sp. WA102 genome contains a region encoding:
- a CDS encoding DUF7680 family protein: MQGNALIQVKQAIYDCLKANNYDPKTLSHNRQSPYVLTEETGINLALLFQTIQPLSKPERIANIAQGIKAMSYEESHYWFAKISNGKRSQALKAIRVLLGD, encoded by the coding sequence TTGCAGGGTAATGCTTTAATTCAGGTAAAACAGGCGATTTATGATTGTTTGAAAGCCAATAATTATGACCCAAAAACATTAAGTCATAATCGCCAAAGTCCTTATGTTTTAACTGAGGAAACGGGTATAAATTTAGCTTTGTTATTTCAGACGATTCAACCACTTTCTAAACCTGAAAGAATTGCTAATATTGCCCAAGGTATCAAAGCAATGAGTTATGAGGAATCCCATTACTGGTTTGCTAAGATTAGTAATGGGAAGCGTAGTCAAGCTTTAAAAGCGATTAGGGTATTATTAGGAGATTGA
- a CDS encoding DUF29 domain-containing protein yields MNHQLYEQDFNLWRETIITQIKEKHFHDVDWEHLLLELDDMGKSEKRSFLSNLTILIAHLLKLTVQADAPEMMKGSWYSSITEHRFRIKKDLQENPSFKNYLHEVISIAYADARKLAIKESKNAKLGVRKPDESEYPLDLPFSLEQLLDEDFYGDML; encoded by the coding sequence ATGAACCATCAACTATATGAACAAGATTTTAATCTTTGGAGAGAAACTATCATTACACAAATCAAAGAAAAACATTTTCATGATGTTGATTGGGAACATTTATTATTAGAACTGGATGATATGGGTAAATCGGAAAAACGGTCTTTCTTGAGTAATTTAACAATTTTAATTGCTCACTTACTCAAGTTAACTGTTCAAGCTGATGCTCCTGAAATGATGAAAGGAAGTTGGTACAGTTCTATTACTGAACATCGTTTTAGAATTAAAAAAGATTTACAAGAAAATCCTTCTTTTAAAAATTATCTGCATGAAGTAATTTCTATAGCTTATGCTGATGCTAGAAAACTGGCAATTAAAGAAAGTAAAAATGCAAAATTGGGAGTGAGAAAACCAGATGAATCAGAATATCCTCTTGATTTACCTTTTAGTTTAGAACAGTTACTAGATGAGGATTTTTATGGAGATATGTTATAA
- a CDS encoding ferredoxin:protochlorophyllide reductase (ATP-dependent) subunit N has product MTVAQQPEALNFECETGNYHTFCPISCVAWLYQKIEDSFFLVIGTKTCGYFLQNAMGVMIFAEPRYAMAELEEGDISAQLNDYEELKRLCEQIKRDRNPSVIVWIGTCTTEIIKTDLEGLAPKLEADLGIPIVVARANGLDYAFTQGEDTVLAAMAHRCPEKSPVSETEKGERNAIQKLMNFGKKKEDIAQDESEYVNHTPLVLFGSLPDPVVTQLTLELKKQGIKVSGWLPAKRFTELPVIEEGYYVAGVNPFLSRTATTLMRRRKCKLIGAPFPIGPDGTRAWIEKICSVLGITPQGLDEREAQIWENLEEYVQLIRGKSVFFMGDNLLEISLARFLVRCGMTVQEIGIPYMDKRYQAAELALLEKTCQEMGSPLPTIVEKPDNYNQVQRIYELKPDLVITGMAHANPLEARGINTKWSVEFTFAQIHGFGNARDVLELVTRPLRRNNNLKDLGWDKLVREEAQV; this is encoded by the coding sequence ATGACTGTTGCTCAACAGCCTGAAGCTTTAAATTTTGAATGTGAAACCGGAAATTATCACACTTTTTGTCCTATTAGCTGTGTGGCTTGGTTATATCAGAAAATTGAAGATAGTTTCTTTTTGGTAATTGGCACGAAAACCTGCGGTTACTTCCTCCAAAATGCTATGGGGGTGATGATTTTTGCTGAACCTCGCTATGCTATGGCTGAGTTGGAAGAGGGGGATATTTCGGCACAGTTGAATGATTATGAAGAATTAAAACGTTTGTGTGAGCAAATTAAACGCGATCGCAATCCTAGTGTAATTGTCTGGATTGGTACTTGCACCACTGAAATTATTAAAACCGATTTGGAAGGTTTAGCACCTAAGTTAGAAGCCGATTTAGGTATTCCCATTGTTGTCGCCCGTGCCAACGGACTCGACTACGCATTTACCCAAGGAGAGGACACTGTGTTAGCCGCTATGGCTCATCGTTGTCCTGAAAAGTCTCCCGTATCGGAAACTGAAAAAGGCGAGCGTAACGCCATTCAGAAACTGATGAATTTCGGTAAGAAAAAAGAAGACATCGCTCAAGATGAATCTGAGTATGTAAATCATACACCTTTGGTGCTGTTTGGTTCTTTGCCTGACCCAGTTGTGACCCAATTAACCTTGGAACTGAAAAAACAAGGGATTAAAGTTTCTGGTTGGCTACCCGCAAAAAGGTTTACAGAATTACCCGTGATTGAAGAAGGGTATTATGTCGCTGGTGTCAATCCTTTCCTCAGCCGCACTGCTACAACTTTAATGCGTCGTCGCAAGTGTAAACTCATTGGCGCACCATTCCCCATTGGTCCTGATGGTACTCGCGCTTGGATTGAAAAAATCTGTTCTGTATTGGGAATTACTCCCCAGGGTTTAGATGAACGAGAAGCACAAATTTGGGAAAACTTAGAAGAATACGTGCAATTAATTCGCGGTAAATCTGTGTTTTTCATGGGTGATAATTTATTAGAAATTTCCCTAGCGCGGTTCTTGGTGCGTTGCGGAATGACTGTTCAAGAAATCGGCATTCCTTACATGGATAAACGCTATCAAGCTGCTGAATTGGCTTTGTTAGAAAAAACTTGTCAGGAAATGGGTTCACCTTTACCAACAATTGTCGAAAAGCCAGATAATTATAATCAAGTTCAACGCATTTATGAGTTAAAACCAGATTTGGTAATTACTGGTATGGCTCATGCTAATCCATTGGAAGCACGGGGTATTAATACTAAGTGGTCTGTGGAGTTTACTTTTGCACAGATTCACGGTTTTGGTAATGCGCGTGATGTTTTGGAGTTGGTAACTCGTCCTTTAAGAAGGAATAATAATTTGAAGGATTTGGGTTGGGATAAGTTGGTAAGAGAGGAAGCGCAGGTTTAG
- a CDS encoding DUF5331 domain-containing protein, translated as MAFFDSFTDSIKQKWLQFFQANREWITLQMTVESVYTPDGGKRPSSYLILGVINALEPKLAQLMFPFAKLNPDADILIEVLDLHFDPDIALGNRLSPTVEPEMYSRLSAVVADMPESESFSVTGINLNNLGNETQATWAIDRDHEGFGGISLSDEGVSHHSEASSRLEAMGDFGHTSFNPMSLSDEDAFGEIPDNAFGEMTENAFSGLNLSEDNSLDELNTSEENGFDNVVSDIWGDETSLHNGDDNLEELPSEVFNESEMARLFPNN; from the coding sequence ATGGCTTTCTTTGATAGTTTTACCGATTCGATCAAACAAAAGTGGCTGCAATTCTTTCAAGCCAATCGTGAATGGATTACGCTCCAAATGACTGTTGAATCAGTTTATACCCCTGATGGCGGCAAGCGTCCGTCTTCTTACCTCATCCTGGGAGTCATCAATGCTCTAGAACCAAAATTAGCCCAGCTAATGTTCCCCTTTGCCAAACTGAATCCAGATGCGGATATTTTAATTGAAGTTCTGGATTTGCATTTTGACCCTGATATTGCCCTTGGTAATCGTCTCAGCCCCACAGTAGAACCAGAAATGTACTCTCGTCTGTCGGCTGTGGTGGCAGATATGCCTGAATCAGAATCTTTCTCAGTCACTGGGATCAATCTGAATAATTTGGGAAACGAGACGCAAGCCACTTGGGCTATAGATAGAGATCATGAAGGTTTTGGTGGTATTTCTTTATCCGATGAAGGTGTTTCCCATCACTCAGAAGCATCATCCAGATTAGAAGCAATGGGTGATTTTGGTCATACCTCCTTTAATCCGATGTCTTTAAGTGATGAAGACGCTTTTGGAGAGATACCTGATAATGCTTTTGGGGAAATGACCGAAAATGCTTTTAGTGGACTGAATCTATCTGAAGATAATTCTTTGGATGAACTAAATACATCTGAAGAAAATGGATTTGATAATGTAGTTTCAGACATCTGGGGTGATGAAACTTCGCTGCATAATGGTGACGACAATTTGGAAGAACTACCATCTGAAGTTTTTAATGAATCAGAAATGGCTCGTCTCTTCCCTAACAATTAA
- a CDS encoding TIGR02450 family Trp-rich protein: protein MTKKQKFPYLLGSKWTAQKKVDGWRHFQVVNRKNQGKWVYAEMVAACDPQVRFWLNAKLLQDNSQWYAGWQTLQEINSIENH from the coding sequence ATGACTAAAAAACAAAAATTTCCTTACTTGCTGGGTTCTAAATGGACTGCACAGAAAAAAGTTGATGGTTGGCGACATTTTCAGGTTGTTAACCGCAAAAATCAGGGTAAATGGGTATATGCGGAAATGGTAGCAGCTTGTGATCCTCAAGTACGCTTTTGGTTAAATGCTAAATTATTACAAGATAATTCCCAATGGTACGCTGGTTGGCAAACCTTACAAGAAATAAACTCTATCGAAAACCATTAA
- the lepA gene encoding translation elongation factor 4: protein MTDVPADRIRNFCIIAHIDHGKSTLADRLLQATGTVEDRQMKEQFLDNMDLERERGITIKLQAARMNYTAKDGQQYVLNLIDTPGHVDFSYEVSRSLVACEGALLVVDASQGVEAQTLANVYLALESNLEIIPVLNKIDLPGAEPERVIGEIEEIIGLDCSGAILASAKEGIGIAEILETIVERVPPPADTVNENLRALIFDSYYDSYRGVIVYFRVMDGTVKRGDRIYLMASGKEYVIDELGVLSPTQKPVEELHAGEVGYLGAAIRAVADARVGDTITLCKNKATEALPGYAEANPMVFCGMFPIDADQFEDLREALEKLELNDAALQYEPETSSAMGFGFRCGFLGLLHMEIVQERLEREYNLDLIITAPSVVYKVVTIKGEELYIDNPSRLPNPNERDRIEEPYVKVEMITPEIYVGSLMELSQNRRGIFKDMKYLTQGRTTLTYELPLAEVVTDFFDQMKSRSRGYASMEYHLIGYRENPLVKLDIMINGDPVDSLAMIVHRDKAYNVGRSMAEKLKELIPRHQFKVPIQASIGAKVIASEHIPAMRKDVLAKCYGGDISRKKKLLQKQAKGKKRMKAIGTVDVPQEAFMAVLRLDKG from the coding sequence ATGACTGACGTTCCCGCAGATCGCATTCGCAACTTTTGTATTATTGCTCACATTGATCACGGGAAATCCACTCTCGCAGATCGTTTGCTACAGGCTACTGGGACTGTAGAAGATAGACAGATGAAAGAGCAGTTTCTCGATAACATGGATTTGGAACGGGAGCGCGGCATTACAATTAAGCTGCAAGCTGCCCGGATGAATTATACTGCCAAGGATGGTCAGCAGTACGTTCTCAATTTAATTGATACTCCTGGTCACGTAGACTTCTCCTATGAAGTGTCCCGTTCCCTTGTGGCTTGTGAAGGGGCATTGTTAGTTGTGGATGCGTCCCAAGGCGTAGAGGCGCAAACCCTAGCCAATGTGTATTTAGCTCTAGAGAGTAATCTAGAAATTATTCCGGTTTTAAATAAAATTGATTTACCAGGAGCAGAACCAGAGCGAGTAATTGGCGAAATTGAAGAAATTATTGGTTTAGATTGCAGTGGTGCAATTTTGGCTTCAGCAAAAGAGGGAATTGGCATTGCTGAGATTTTAGAAACAATTGTCGAACGAGTTCCCCCACCCGCTGACACTGTAAATGAAAACCTGCGAGCGCTGATTTTTGATAGTTACTATGATAGTTACCGGGGTGTAATTGTTTATTTCCGGGTCATGGATGGAACTGTCAAAAGAGGCGATCGCATCTACTTAATGGCATCCGGTAAAGAATATGTCATTGATGAACTAGGCGTACTCTCTCCCACCCAAAAGCCAGTTGAAGAACTCCATGCCGGAGAAGTAGGTTATTTAGGTGCAGCGATTAGAGCCGTAGCTGATGCCAGAGTAGGAGATACCATTACCCTATGCAAAAACAAAGCCACCGAAGCCTTACCTGGTTACGCAGAAGCCAATCCCATGGTATTTTGTGGAATGTTCCCCATAGACGCAGATCAGTTTGAAGACTTGCGGGAAGCCTTAGAAAAACTAGAACTCAATGATGCCGCATTACAGTATGAGCCAGAAACCTCCAGTGCAATGGGTTTTGGTTTCCGTTGTGGGTTTTTGGGACTACTGCACATGGAAATCGTCCAGGAACGCTTAGAGCGTGAGTATAACCTAGATTTAATCATTACCGCCCCCTCAGTGGTTTACAAAGTCGTCACCATCAAAGGGGAAGAACTGTACATTGATAATCCTAGCCGCTTACCTAACCCCAATGAGCGCGACAGAATTGAAGAACCCTACGTTAAAGTAGAAATGATTACTCCCGAAATCTACGTTGGTTCTTTAATGGAGTTGTCTCAAAACCGTCGCGGTATCTTCAAAGATATGAAATATCTCACCCAAGGACGGACCACACTCACTTATGAATTGCCTTTAGCCGAAGTTGTTACCGACTTTTTTGATCAAATGAAATCCCGTTCTCGCGGTTACGCCAGTATGGAATATCATCTGATTGGCTACCGAGAAAATCCTTTAGTAAAATTGGATATCATGATTAACGGTGATCCAGTGGATTCCCTAGCCATGATCGTTCACAGAGATAAAGCCTACAATGTCGGTAGATCAATGGCGGAAAAACTCAAAGAACTAATTCCCCGTCATCAATTCAAAGTCCCCATTCAAGCTTCCATTGGCGCAAAAGTTATCGCCAGTGAACATATCCCCGCCATGCGAAAAGATGTGTTAGCTAAATGCTACGGTGGCGACATCAGCCGCAAAAAGAAACTATTGCAGAAGCAAGCCAAAGGAAAAAAACGCATGAAAGCTATAGGTACAGTAGATGTACCCCAGGAAGCTTTTATGGCTGTATTGCGGCTAGATAAAGGCTAA
- a CDS encoding FAD-binding oxidoreductase, with product MNSIASTLISILSPETSIISWENLTPTQQHHIQQGIDSKSQPSCVIYPHSQAELAAVITTANSHKWRVLTCGSGSKINWGSLAKNIDIIVSSDRINQLIEHAVGDLTVTVEAGMKFAQLQEILAKHHQFLALDPAFPDSATIGGIVATADTGSLRQRYGCVRDQLLGITFIRADGQIAKAGGRVVKNVAGYDLMKLFTGAYGTLGIISQVTFRVYPIPETSGTVILTGKPEAISQAVRTLQSSELTPTQVDLLSSKLVTNLDLGTGIGLITRFQSINESVQEQSKRLLAIGEKLGLQGVIYLGNQEINLWQRLPEQIHFHVTESTITCKVGVLPTAAVEIINQIDIGLIHISSGLGLVRLENKDQILPLRNLCAANYGFLSILSAPVELKERFDVWGYNGNALAVMRGIKTQFDGNFILSPGRFVGGI from the coding sequence ATGAATTCAATAGCATCTACTTTAATTTCTATTCTCAGCCCTGAAACCTCCATTATATCGTGGGAAAATCTTACCCCCACCCAACAGCATCATATCCAACAAGGGATAGACTCCAAAAGCCAGCCTAGTTGTGTGATTTATCCCCATAGCCAAGCAGAATTAGCCGCCGTTATCACCACTGCCAACAGTCATAAATGGCGCGTTCTCACTTGTGGTAGTGGTAGTAAAATCAATTGGGGTAGTTTGGCTAAAAATATTGATATTATTGTCAGCAGCGATCGCATTAACCAACTCATAGAACACGCAGTTGGTGATTTAACTGTCACTGTGGAAGCAGGGATGAAATTTGCCCAGCTTCAAGAGATTTTAGCTAAACATCACCAATTTTTAGCACTTGATCCGGCTTTTCCTGATTCTGCTACCATAGGCGGTATCGTTGCTACTGCTGATACAGGTTCTCTGCGTCAACGTTATGGTTGTGTACGTGACCAACTTTTAGGTATAACTTTTATCCGCGCAGATGGACAAATCGCTAAAGCTGGGGGACGAGTTGTAAAAAATGTCGCTGGTTACGACTTAATGAAATTATTTACTGGCGCTTACGGGACATTAGGAATTATCAGCCAAGTCACTTTTCGAGTTTATCCCATTCCTGAAACTTCGGGAACAGTAATATTAACTGGTAAACCTGAAGCTATATCCCAAGCAGTGAGAACTTTACAAAGTTCGGAATTAACACCAACTCAAGTTGATTTATTATCAAGTAAGTTAGTTACTAATTTAGATTTGGGAACAGGAATAGGTTTAATTACCCGCTTTCAAAGTATTAATGAAAGTGTCCAAGAACAGTCAAAACGACTTTTAGCAATTGGCGAAAAGTTAGGTTTACAGGGGGTAATTTATTTGGGAAATCAGGAAATTAATTTATGGCAACGATTACCAGAACAAATACATTTTCATGTGACAGAATCTACAATTACCTGCAAAGTAGGAGTATTACCAACTGCGGCTGTGGAGATTATCAATCAAATAGATATTGGTTTAATTCATATTAGCAGTGGTTTGGGTTTGGTGCGTTTAGAAAATAAAGATCAAATTTTGCCTTTGCGGAATTTATGTGCAGCAAATTATGGTTTTTTAAGTATTTTATCTGCACCTGTTGAGTTAAAGGAAAGGTTTGATGTTTGGGGGTATAATGGTAATGCTTTGGCAGTAATGCGGGGAATTAAAACACAGTTTGATGGTAATTTTATTTTAAGTCCTGGTCGGTTTGTGGGTGGGATTTAA
- a CDS encoding (Fe-S)-binding protein, with product MQVSEGSVNNTASIKNLKGFDGNCPPDAKLIDSCVHCGFCLSTCPSYRVLGKEMDSPRGRIYLMDAINEGEIALNTATVEHFDSCLGCLACVSTCPSGVQYDKLISATRHQVERNYNRSLPDKLVRQLIFSLFPNPDLLRILLFPLLVYQKLGISKVLQATGLIKAISPRLAAMESILPEITLKSFQDNLPDIIPAKGEKRYRVGVILGCVQRLFFSGVNEATVRVLTANGCEVVIPKSQGCCAALPEHQGQTEQAKTLARQMIDSFADTNVDFVIINAAGCGHTLKEYGHILADDPEYAEKAKIFAAKVKDSQEFLANVGLTAKLSPLTDKNINLVYQDACHLLHGQKISVQPRQLLKQIPGVTLKEPIDAALCCGSAGVYNMLQPEVAEELGKQKAQNLLNTGADLIASPNPGCSLQISKYLQGKTISVMHPMELLDYAIRGDKLDI from the coding sequence ATGCAAGTTTCGGAAGGTTCGGTGAATAATACTGCTAGTATTAAGAATTTAAAGGGTTTTGATGGTAATTGTCCACCTGATGCAAAGTTAATTGATAGTTGTGTTCATTGTGGTTTTTGTTTGTCTACTTGTCCTAGTTATCGGGTATTAGGTAAGGAGATGGATTCTCCCAGGGGACGGATATATTTAATGGATGCTATTAATGAGGGTGAAATTGCTCTCAATACGGCTACTGTTGAACATTTTGATTCTTGTTTGGGTTGTCTAGCTTGTGTTTCTACTTGTCCTTCTGGTGTGCAGTATGATAAGTTGATTTCGGCTACTAGACATCAAGTTGAGAGGAATTATAATCGCAGTTTACCTGATAAGTTGGTTCGACAATTAATTTTTTCTCTGTTTCCTAATCCTGATCTTTTAAGAATTTTACTTTTTCCTTTATTAGTTTATCAAAAGTTAGGAATTTCTAAGGTATTACAAGCAACTGGGTTAATTAAGGCTATATCTCCCCGGTTAGCAGCTATGGAATCTATTTTACCGGAAATTACTCTTAAGTCTTTTCAGGATAATTTACCAGATATCATCCCAGCTAAGGGTGAAAAAAGATATCGCGTGGGTGTAATTTTAGGATGTGTGCAAAGACTGTTTTTCTCTGGTGTCAATGAAGCAACTGTAAGGGTTTTAACAGCGAATGGTTGTGAAGTGGTAATTCCTAAGTCTCAAGGTTGTTGTGCTGCACTTCCTGAACACCAAGGACAAACTGAACAAGCGAAAACTTTAGCCAGACAAATGATTGATAGTTTTGCTGATACTAATGTGGATTTTGTGATTATCAATGCTGCTGGTTGTGGTCATACTTTGAAGGAATATGGTCATATTTTAGCAGATGATCCAGAATATGCAGAAAAAGCAAAAATATTTGCGGCAAAAGTTAAGGATTCACAGGAGTTTTTAGCTAATGTGGGTTTAACGGCTAAACTTTCACCTTTGACTGACAAAAATATCAATTTAGTTTATCAAGATGCTTGTCATTTATTACATGGTCAAAAAATTAGTGTCCAACCTCGTCAACTGTTAAAACAAATTCCCGGTGTGACTTTGAAAGAACCCATAGACGCGGCTTTATGTTGTGGTAGCGCGGGGGTTTATAATATGTTGCAACCGGAAGTTGCGGAAGAATTAGGTAAACAAAAAGCCCAGAATTTATTAAATACTGGTGCTGATTTAATTGCTTCCCCTAACCCTGGTTGTAGTTTGCAGATTAGTAAATATTTACAAGGTAAAACTATTTCTGTGATGCACCCTATGGAATTATTAGATTATGCTATTCGGGGTGATAAGTTGGATATCTAG
- a CDS encoding DUF29 family protein: protein MEELLTLKELLHQGNITEALLIVEELEEMSKSDKLNKIFSYGIILLLHLIKQAAENRTTRSWNFSIRNSVKQIQRSNSREKAKGTYMSETELAETLEDAYDLALEKAAIEAFEGQHEAEELSKLVQQEEIIKKAMNLIWER from the coding sequence ATGGAAGAACTACTTACACTCAAAGAACTCCTGCACCAAGGCAATATCACGGAAGCCTTGTTAATTGTCGAAGAATTAGAAGAAATGAGCAAATCTGATAAACTGAATAAAATATTTAGCTATGGCATCATTTTACTTCTACACCTAATTAAACAAGCTGCTGAAAACCGCACCACTAGGTCTTGGAATTTTTCTATTCGCAATTCTGTCAAACAAATTCAACGCAGTAATTCCCGTGAAAAAGCGAAAGGAACTTACATGAGTGAAACAGAATTAGCAGAAACCCTAGAAGATGCTTATGATTTAGCCTTAGAAAAAGCAGCAATTGAAGCTTTTGAAGGTCAACATGAAGCAGAAGAATTAAGCAAATTAGTCCAACAAGAAGAGATCATAAAAAAGGCAATGAACTTAATTTGGGAACGATAA
- a CDS encoding class I SAM-dependent methyltransferase, producing the protein MSKQTLGLEQNLYDYLLSISLREPAILTQLRQETAEMPRSIMQIAPEQGQFMALLIKLIGAKKTLEVGVFTGYSSLVVALALPADGKIVACDVSEEYTSVARRYWQEAGVADKIDLHIAPALETLDKLLVIGEAGTFDFAFIDADKGNYNNYYEQCLELIRPGGLIAIDNVLWSGKVAETEIQDNQTNKIRALNRKLHEDSRITLSLVPIADGLTLAMKN; encoded by the coding sequence ATGTCAAAACAGACTCTGGGTTTAGAACAAAACCTGTATGATTATTTGCTTTCAATTTCCCTCCGCGAACCAGCTATTTTAACCCAACTGCGTCAAGAAACTGCTGAAATGCCCAGGTCTATCATGCAAATAGCTCCTGAACAGGGACAATTTATGGCATTATTAATTAAGTTAATAGGAGCAAAAAAAACCTTAGAAGTTGGTGTATTTACTGGCTATAGTTCCTTAGTAGTAGCTTTGGCTTTACCCGCAGATGGTAAAATAGTCGCCTGTGATGTTAGTGAAGAGTATACCAGTGTAGCTCGACGTTATTGGCAAGAAGCGGGAGTCGCTGATAAAATTGATTTGCATATTGCCCCAGCTTTGGAAACATTAGATAAGTTATTAGTGATAGGGGAAGCGGGAACATTTGATTTTGCCTTTATTGATGCTGATAAAGGTAACTATAATAATTATTATGAGCAATGTCTTGAATTAATTCGTCCCGGTGGACTAATTGCCATTGATAATGTGTTGTGGTCAGGTAAAGTTGCAGAAACAGAAATACAGGATAATCAAACTAATAAAATTCGGGCTTTAAACCGCAAATTACATGAAGATTCCCGCATTACCTTGAGTTTAGTTCCCATAGCCGACGGATTAACCTTAGCGATGAAAAATTAG
- a CDS encoding bifunctional serine/threonine-protein kinase/formylglycine-generating enzyme family protein, translated as MAYFTPGQLLKKGQYEIIDTLGQGGFGITYLAQDHRRKKEVAIKCLNVSFLKQRYRDKYGNTEGFGEFLAQEQDKFNTEAMVLATFDHPHIVKVYPELFQENGLSCMVMEYVKGKNLEQYLYANGVFSESAGLEIIKGIGEALSYIHSRNYLHRDIKPANILLREEDNKAILIDFGLAREVNFAELMSLTNAKTPVFAPPEQFENRSNFTPALDIYALAATLYVIIAVHEPPFIPLPSPYLNAKIMLDMKMAIEPPQKYNSQISQKVNDAILKGMELDYQNRPQSITEWFKYLGIQTNKKPNPPNPPSLQEKGDIKASLLVGERLGERFLTNLKTFTFEVVTTNAKGSIINRRNHSANYFVEDLGNGVKLEMVEIPAGTFYMGSPTYEMGRSDDEGPQHQVNVPSFFIGKYPLTQAQYQAIIGNNPAHFKGNNRPVECVSWKNAVNFCQKLSQKTGKNYKLPSEAQWEYACRAGTTTPFYFGESITPYLVNYDGRYAYANAPTGQYREQTTDVGTFPPNAFGLYDMHGNVWEWCEDDWNENYINAPINGSALISRSDKKTLRGGSWYNDPDDCRSACRATYRLVSDYNAFGFRVVCSGAART; from the coding sequence ATGGCTTATTTTACCCCAGGGCAACTACTCAAAAAAGGACAATACGAAATTATTGACACCCTGGGACAGGGAGGATTTGGTATTACCTATTTAGCGCAAGATCATAGACGCAAAAAAGAAGTAGCTATCAAATGCCTCAACGTCTCCTTTTTGAAACAACGCTATCGAGATAAATATGGGAATACAGAAGGTTTTGGAGAATTTTTAGCCCAAGAACAGGACAAGTTTAACACCGAAGCGATGGTGTTAGCTACCTTTGATCATCCTCACATTGTCAAAGTGTATCCTGAACTGTTTCAAGAAAATGGTTTATCTTGTATGGTGATGGAATATGTCAAAGGCAAAAATTTAGAACAATATTTATACGCGAATGGTGTTTTTAGTGAAAGTGCGGGTTTAGAAATTATTAAAGGAATTGGAGAGGCTTTAAGTTATATTCATAGTCGTAATTATCTGCACCGAGATATTAAACCTGCGAATATTTTACTAAGAGAAGAAGACAATAAAGCCATATTAATTGATTTTGGTTTAGCCAGAGAAGTCAATTTTGCCGAATTGATGAGTTTAACAAATGCCAAAACTCCGGTTTTTGCACCACCTGAACAATTTGAAAATAGAAGTAATTTCACTCCGGCTTTAGATATTTATGCTTTAGCTGCGACATTATATGTAATTATCGCCGTTCATGAACCTCCTTTCATTCCTCTGCCTAGTCCTTATCTCAATGCTAAGATCATGTTAGACATGAAAATGGCGATTGAACCACCGCAAAAATACAATTCTCAAATTAGTCAAAAGGTAAATGATGCTATTCTCAAGGGAATGGAGTTAGATTATCAAAACCGTCCTCAGTCTATTACAGAATGGTTTAAATATTTAGGTATTCAAACAAATAAAAAACCTAACCCCCCTAACCCCCCTTCCCTACAAGAGAAGGGGGATATTAAAGCCTCTCTCCTTGTAGGAGAGAGGTTGGGAGAGAGGTTTTTAACTAACCTGAAAACTTTCACTTTTGAAGTTGTCACAACGAACGCAAAAGGAAGCATTATCAACCGACGCAACCACTCAGCAAATTACTTTGTGGAAGATTTAGGAAATGGGGTGAAGTTGGAAATGGTGGAAATACCCGCAGGAACATTTTACATGGGTTCACCGACATATGAAATGGGAAGATCCGATGATGAAGGTCCCCAACATCAAGTTAATGTTCCCAGCTTCTTTATTGGTAAATATCCTTTGACTCAAGCACAATATCAAGCTATCATAGGAAACAACCCTGCTCATTTCAAAGGTAATAATCGCCCTGTTGAATGTGTGAGTTGGAAAAATGCGGTTAATTTTTGTCAAAAGTTAAGCCAAAAAACAGGTAAAAACTATAAGTTGCCCAGTGAGGCACAATGGGAGTATGCTTGTAGGGCGGGAACAACCACACCTTTTTATTTTGGTGAAAGTATTACCCCATATTTGGTAAACTATGATGGCAGGTATGCCTACGCTAACGCACCAACAGGGCAATATCGAGAACAAACCACAGATGTAGGAACTTTTCCCCCTAATGCTTTTGGTTTATACGATATGCACGGAAATGTGTGGGAATGGTGCGAAGATGACTGGAATGAAAATTATATAAACGCGCCTATAAATGGCAGTGCTTTGATTAGTCGAAGCGATAAAAAGACGCTGCGCGGTGGTTCGTGGTACAACGATCCTGATGATTGCCGTTCTGCTTGTCGCGCCACCTACCGCCTCGTCAGCGACTACAACGCTTTTGGTTTTCGGGTTGTATGTAGTGGTGCGGCGAGGACTTAG